In one window of Cytophagaceae bacterium ABcell3 DNA:
- a CDS encoding KilA-N domain-containing protein, with protein sequence MAKSKKIQVEGKEITIILDNKQEYISLTDMLKAKDGDFFISDWLRNRNTVEYLGIWETVYNPDFNYGEFAIIKSQAGLNSYKLSVKDWVEKTNAIGLKATAGRYGGTYAHPDIAFEFGMWISPQFKIYLIKEFQRLKNEENDRLKLEWNLQRTLAKVNYHIHTDAIKENLIPSEITKQQASYVYANEADLLNVALFGVTAKEWRDNNPNKDGNIRDNATLEQLVVLSNMESINALLIRQGLTQNERLIQLNKTAITQMKSLLESRTMTKLK encoded by the coding sequence ATGGCAAAAAGTAAGAAAATACAAGTAGAAGGCAAAGAAATAACTATTATTCTTGACAACAAGCAAGAATATATTTCCTTAACCGATATGCTTAAAGCCAAAGACGGAGATTTTTTTATTTCCGATTGGCTTCGTAACAGAAATACTGTTGAATATCTTGGAATTTGGGAGACAGTTTACAACCCAGATTTTAATTATGGCGAATTCGCCATAATTAAAAGTCAGGCAGGATTGAATAGCTACAAACTTAGTGTCAAAGATTGGGTTGAAAAAACAAATGCTATTGGATTGAAAGCAACAGCAGGTCGATATGGGGGGACTTACGCACATCCCGACATTGCCTTTGAGTTTGGAATGTGGATTAGTCCGCAATTCAAAATCTATCTGATTAAGGAATTTCAACGCCTAAAGAACGAAGAAAACGACCGTCTGAAATTAGAATGGAACTTACAACGAACTTTGGCGAAAGTAAATTACCACATTCACACAGACGCAATCAAAGAAAACTTAATACCGAGTGAAATTACTAAACAACAAGCAAGTTATGTTTACGCCAACGAAGCTGATTTATTGAACGTTGCACTTTTCGGGGTTACCGCAAAAGAATGGCGAGACAACAATCCCAACAAAGACGGAAACATCAGAGATAATGCGACATTGGAGCAGTTGGTTGTGTTAAGCAATATGGAAAGCATAAACGCTTTACTTATCCGGCAAGGTTTGACACAAAACGAGCGACTAATCCAACTCAATAAAACTGCCATAACACAAATGAAATCATTGCTTGAAAGTAGAACAATGACGAAACTAAAATAG
- a CDS encoding DNA adenine methylase gives MGINLNTNYYSPLRYPGGKGKLSHYVQLLIEYNLLTDGHYVEPYAGGASVALSLLFNEYVQKIHINDYDFRIYAFWDSVLNQTDELCEKIIETDITIKNWEKQKEIQQAPNNYNNLEIGFSTFFLNRTNRSGILKAGVIGGKNQTGDWKIDARFNKDDLIQRIKKISRYKNRIALYNLDAVDLTNRLDKELPDKTLFYFDPPYYNKGKDLYINFYEHADHQQISQIISKLKNRFWLVSYDNDVNIRNLYQPFLQRTYELNYHAANASKGTEIMIYSHNLIVPEIHNPTNKIEIKKIDLLGLKANWIEKRKNTVPNKVYK, from the coding sequence ATGGGAATTAATTTAAACACAAATTATTATTCGCCCCTTCGTTACCCAGGCGGAAAAGGAAAACTGTCGCATTACGTTCAATTACTTATTGAATATAACCTATTGACAGATGGCCACTATGTTGAACCATATGCGGGTGGTGCGTCCGTTGCTCTTTCATTGCTATTCAACGAATACGTCCAAAAAATCCATATTAATGATTATGACTTTCGAATTTATGCATTTTGGGACAGCGTATTAAACCAAACAGACGAACTTTGCGAAAAAATAATTGAAACTGATATTACAATAAAGAATTGGGAAAAGCAGAAGGAAATACAGCAAGCCCCTAATAACTACAATAACCTTGAAATTGGGTTTTCAACTTTTTTCCTAAACAGAACTAATAGGTCAGGAATCTTAAAAGCAGGAGTAATTGGCGGTAAAAATCAAACCGGTGATTGGAAAATTGACGCAAGATTTAATAAAGACGATTTAATCCAGCGAATAAAGAAAATAAGCCGTTACAAAAATAGAATTGCCTTATACAACTTAGATGCGGTTGATTTAACGAATAGATTGGATAAGGAACTGCCCGACAAGACTCTTTTTTATTTTGACCCACCTTATTACAACAAAGGAAAAGACCTTTATATCAACTTTTACGAGCACGCAGACCATCAACAGATTTCTCAAATAATCTCAAAGCTAAAAAATAGATTTTGGCTAGTTTCGTATGACAATGACGTGAATATCAGAAATCTTTATCAACCTTTCCTACAAAGAACGTACGAGCTGAATTACCACGCAGCTAATGCTTCAAAAGGAACAGAAATAATGATTTACTCACATAATTTAATAGTACCTGAAATCCATAACCCGACAAATAAGATTGAAATAAAAAAGATTGACTTACTTGGTTTAAAGGCCAATTGGATTGAAAAAAGGAAGAATACTGTGCCCAACAAAGTGTATAAGTAA
- a CDS encoding ParB N-terminal domain-containing protein, translated as MSHKRTLLDIADLHINIENPRFEMVGNQREAIKTMIEDQGEKLAKLAEDITNEGLNPGDPIFVTKHEKQPNQYNVLEGNRRVTALKLLENPDLIPETNKSLLNKFKKLSEQYSKSPIEKVPCILFDEEKEAEHWIELKHTGQNDGVGTVVWDAQQKARYDERVKGTSSYALQVIDFLQKEDSVDSELKKNLSKVKSSSLQRLVTDPDFRRVAGIDIKDGKVITRYEPSEVAKPLSKAANDLLRKDFTVKDIYYKDDRLNYLETFKKTDLPDKTQELSGNWELISTTRPKKADPKKDKPKGKKSNPLISKRHTIIPKSTIIPISQPRVNKIYHELKDLDLRDFENSGAIAFRVFIELSMDSYIEKNPITGVNENSKLSHKLKSVASDLESKGVLDKNKLKGAYTASTMKDSIFSIDTFNAFVHNKDFNPDAEQLKKNWDNLEIFFVKLWELI; from the coding sequence ATGAGCCATAAACGAACATTATTGGACATAGCCGATTTACACATAAATATCGAAAATCCCAGATTTGAGATGGTCGGCAATCAAAGGGAAGCAATCAAGACAATGATTGAAGACCAAGGAGAAAAATTGGCCAAGTTAGCTGAAGACATTACCAATGAAGGGTTAAACCCAGGCGACCCAATTTTTGTAACAAAACACGAAAAACAGCCAAATCAATATAATGTATTAGAAGGTAATCGAAGAGTTACTGCACTAAAGCTGCTTGAAAATCCCGACCTAATTCCTGAAACGAATAAGTCCCTTTTAAATAAGTTCAAAAAGCTATCTGAACAATACTCAAAATCACCTATTGAAAAGGTGCCTTGTATACTTTTTGATGAAGAAAAGGAAGCAGAGCATTGGATTGAATTAAAGCATACAGGCCAAAACGATGGAGTTGGAACTGTTGTTTGGGATGCTCAACAAAAAGCCCGTTACGATGAGCGAGTTAAAGGAACTTCAAGTTATGCACTACAAGTAATTGATTTTTTGCAAAAAGAAGATTCCGTTGACTCTGAACTTAAAAAGAATTTAAGCAAAGTAAAATCTTCTTCACTTCAACGTTTGGTTACCGACCCTGACTTTAGAAGAGTTGCAGGAATTGATATCAAAGATGGCAAGGTCATTACTAGATATGAACCATCAGAAGTAGCAAAACCTTTAAGCAAAGCCGCAAATGATTTATTGAGAAAAGATTTTACAGTTAAAGACATTTACTATAAAGACGACCGTCTCAACTATCTTGAAACTTTTAAGAAAACAGACCTGCCTGACAAAACTCAGGAACTATCAGGAAATTGGGAATTGATTAGCACAACTAGACCAAAGAAAGCTGACCCCAAAAAAGACAAGCCAAAAGGCAAAAAAAGTAATCCGTTGATTTCTAAACGGCACACAATTATTCCTAAAAGCACAATAATTCCTATTAGTCAGCCTAGAGTTAATAAAATTTACCACGAACTCAAAGACCTTGATTTAAGGGATTTTGAAAACTCAGGTGCCATTGCTTTTCGTGTGTTCATTGAATTGTCGATGGATAGTTACATAGAAAAAAATCCAATTACAGGAGTTAACGAGAATAGTAAATTAAGTCATAAACTAAAATCCGTAGCATCAGACTTAGAAAGTAAAGGAGTGCTTGATAAAAACAAATTAAAAGGTGCATATACTGCTTCTACAATGAAAGACAGTATTTTTTCAATTGACACATTCAATGCCTTTGTACATAACAAAGACTTCAATCCAGATGCTGAACAGTTGAAAAAGAATTGGGATAACTTAGAAATATTTTTTGTAAAACTATGGGAATTAATTTAA
- a CDS encoding helix-turn-helix transcriptional regulator, with translation MKKIKKYTLEEITDKHIGERGTPKREAFEYELQLDLIGEAIKKARKERNLTQEQLGELVGVKKAQISKLENSLTDARFETIIKVFKALNAKISFNVELLNQKMDIA, from the coding sequence ATGAAAAAAATAAAGAAATATACTCTTGAGGAGATAACAGATAAACATATTGGGGAAAGAGGGACTCCTAAACGTGAGGCTTTTGAGTATGAATTGCAACTTGATTTGATAGGAGAAGCGATTAAAAAAGCAAGAAAAGAAAGAAATTTGACTCAGGAACAATTAGGTGAACTTGTTGGGGTAAAGAAAGCTCAGATTTCCAAATTAGAAAATAGCCTTACCGATGCCAGATTTGAAACAATAATTAAGGTATTTAAAGCTCTAAATGCTAAAATCAGCTTTAATGTGGAATTGTTAAATCAAAAAATGGACATTGCCTAA
- a CDS encoding type II toxin-antitoxin system RelE/ParE family toxin, producing MEQKFKVEFLEEAAEFLDSLDDKAREKIIFNIRKAQVINDNELFKKLSGEIWEFRTLYKKTYYRLFAFWDKSDKSSTVVISTHGLIKKTGKTPTGELDKAERLRKLYFEQKGN from the coding sequence TTGGAACAGAAATTTAAAGTTGAATTTCTGGAGGAGGCTGCGGAATTTCTTGATAGTTTGGATGATAAGGCAAGGGAAAAGATAATCTTTAACATCCGGAAAGCTCAGGTAATAAATGATAATGAGCTTTTTAAGAAACTATCCGGCGAAATCTGGGAATTCAGAACATTGTATAAGAAGACTTATTACAGGCTATTTGCTTTTTGGGATAAGTCTGATAAGTCCAGCACAGTTGTAATTTCAACGCATGGACTTATTAAAAAAACAGGCAAGACTCCTACGGGAGAACTTGATAAAGCAGAACGGCTTAGAAAATTATACTTTGAACAAAAAGGTAATTGA
- the ltrA gene encoding group II intron reverse transcriptase/maturase, protein MIDYYETKSQPITRIMVWRAYKKVRANKGSHGIDKMDWDMLDKDLQPQIYKLWNRLSSGSYFPMPVRESAIKKKSGGVRKLGIPTILDRIAQEVVKTHLERIMEPQFHNSSFGYRPGRNCHQAVNQAWANVFNHEWAIDLDIKSFFDTIDHDMLLKAVEHYCQDKWVLLYVKRWLEAGIIQGDGCYIDRTSGTPQGGVISPLLANIFLHVCFDKWMEKYHPRKPFERYADDIVVHCKSESQALYMRDKIQRRMSACKLELNKEKSKIINLRGESENKYCRSFDFLGFTFRPEWTRLKSGLRLMPRFHISHKSVISVLEKFRRKKIHKWRKSLEELARELNPVIRGVINYYCYKWSNHTRRIWYELNNRLLKWVKWEKGLYKRSANRWLREKYKAKPDLFAHWKLVYPKVAIHL, encoded by the coding sequence ATGATTGACTATTACGAGACAAAGTCACAGCCAATAACCAGAATCATGGTGTGGCGTGCATATAAGAAAGTAAGAGCCAACAAAGGCAGCCATGGCATAGATAAAATGGACTGGGATATGTTAGATAAAGATCTACAGCCTCAGATCTATAAACTATGGAACAGGCTGAGCTCAGGCAGTTACTTTCCAATGCCCGTCAGAGAATCAGCGATTAAGAAAAAGTCAGGCGGGGTACGCAAATTAGGAATCCCCACCATTTTAGATCGTATAGCTCAGGAAGTAGTAAAAACCCATCTTGAGCGGATCATGGAACCTCAGTTTCACAACAGCTCCTTTGGGTATCGTCCAGGTAGAAACTGCCATCAGGCGGTAAATCAGGCATGGGCCAATGTCTTTAACCACGAATGGGCAATAGACCTCGATATCAAAAGCTTCTTTGATACAATTGATCATGACATGCTCCTAAAGGCAGTTGAGCATTACTGCCAGGATAAGTGGGTTCTGTTGTATGTGAAAAGATGGTTAGAGGCAGGGATCATACAAGGGGATGGATGCTATATAGACAGGACAAGTGGAACACCTCAGGGTGGAGTAATTAGCCCTTTACTGGCCAATATCTTTCTGCATGTATGCTTTGACAAGTGGATGGAGAAATACCATCCGCGAAAACCGTTTGAGAGGTATGCTGATGACATAGTGGTGCATTGCAAATCAGAAAGTCAGGCTCTATACATGCGTGACAAGATTCAGAGACGCATGTCAGCCTGTAAGCTGGAACTGAACAAGGAGAAATCTAAAATAATAAACCTTCGGGGGGAATCTGAAAATAAGTATTGCCGGAGCTTTGATTTTCTGGGCTTCACCTTTCGTCCGGAATGGACAAGACTGAAGTCAGGTCTGCGTTTAATGCCACGATTCCATATCAGCCATAAATCCGTAATCAGTGTGCTGGAAAAGTTCAGGAGAAAGAAAATTCATAAGTGGCGTAAAAGCCTTGAAGAACTTGCCCGTGAACTGAATCCTGTAATCAGGGGAGTAATTAATTATTATTGCTATAAATGGTCAAACCACACCCGCAGGATATGGTACGAACTAAACAACAGATTATTGAAGTGGGTGAAATGGGAGAAGGGGTTGTACAAGCGCTCTGCTAACAGATGGCTCAGGGAAAAGTATAAAGCAAAACCAGACTTATTCGCACACTGGAAATTGGTATATCCAAAAGTAGCAATACATTTGTGA